CCACTGAGGGAGGTGCTGAGGTCTTTAGCATAGTCTACTTCGACAAGCCGGCATTTCTAGCACAGTCGCCGCAGCTTTACAAGCAGATGGGTGTTATAGCTGGCCTGGAGAAGGTGTTTGAGATAGGTCCGGCATTCCGGGCAGAGCCCCACCACACGACTAGACACCTCACAGAGTATACGAGTATAGACCTTGAAATGGGCTTCATAGACAGCTATGAAGATGTTATGGATATTGTTGAGGCGGTAATAAGACATGTGATCAGCAGCGTACTTTCGCGCTACCGGAGCGAGATAAAAGAATACTTCCCTAATGCCATAACTGAGCCCCCCAAGGAGATACCGCGGATAACGATAAGGGAGGCCTACAAGCTCCTAGAGGCAGCTGGTACTCCTGTGGAGTGGGGCGAGGACCTATCAAGTGAGGCCGAGAGAAAGCTCGGAGAGATAGTTGAAAGGGAGTATGGCTCCTACCTCGTATTCGTGACAGAATACCCCTGGGCGGTTAGGCCATTCTACACGATGCGTAAGAGCGATGAGCCGGATTGGACCTATAGCTTTGACCTCCTCATGAGAGGCCTAGAGATAGCTACTGGTGGCCAGAGGGAACATCGCTACGACGTACTAGTGAAACAACTCGAGGAGAAGGGGCTAAACCCAAGAAACTTCGAATGGTACCTGGCAATGTTCCGGTATGGTGCACCACCACACGGTGGTGCTGGCATAGGCTTAGAACGTGTCGTAATGCAGCTTCTAGGCTTAGGCAACATCCGTGAGGCACGGATGTTGCCAAGGGATCCGGAGAGGCTGGTGCCATAACCAAGGAGGGCCCTTTTGATATTTAGGAGTTTGGAAATTGTGTATCAGCCCCCAGCGCCTCTTCATCCATCCCATGGGGTGTCTGCGTCGTCTAGCATCATCACCGCTATAATACTATGGGACAAATTATATTTAGGCTTCACCCAAGTTTCTTTTTCAGGGGTTAAAACTAGATGAAGGTGGGCTCCGAGCATAGCGGATACCCGCTACATAGGACGTGGCCCTTTGAGAGGAACCCTCTCCTAGTCTTCTGGGAGACAACGAAGGCTTGTATGTTAGCGTGTAAGCACTGCAGGGCTTCTGCCATATTGAAGTCGTTGCCCGGTGAGCTAACAACTGAAGAGGCCTACAAGCTCATAGACGATGTAGCTGCGTTTGGGCAGCCCTACCCGATACTCGTCCTAACAGGTGGCGATCCCCTATTAAGGAGCGATATATGGGACATTATAGCGTACGCTAAGGGTAAAGGGCTCCGGCTGGCGGTAGCACCAGCAGTCTCGCCTAATCTTACCGAGGATAAGGTTAAGAAGCTCGCGGAGCTGGGTGTTGATGGTGTAAGCATAAGCCTTGACGGTAGCCGACCCGAGATACATGATGGTATAAGGGGTACCAGCGGCGTCTTCGAGAAGACGTTGTGGGCAATCAAGACGTTTCAAGAGTATGGTGTAAGGGTCCAAGTGAATACAGCCGTGATGCGAGATAATGTGCACGACCTGGCTGACATAGCTGCACTTCTCTTGAAGCTCGGGGTGAAGGTTTGGGAAGTATTCTACCTAGTCCCTGTCGGCAGAGCGCAGTTGGAGCTTAACCTCACACCTGAAGAGTGGGAGGATGTAAGCCACTTCCTCTACGAAGCCTCCAAGTATGGGCTTGTAGTAAGGACTTCTGAGGGCCCAATGTTCCGCAGGGTAGCGATAACGCGTATGCTGCTAGAGCTAGCAGGCAAGAACCCCGACGAGGCGTTAAACACTGGTCCTCTCTACCGCCAGCTGGTTTCACGGCTCCGCCAGCTCCTTGGAGAACCTCAAGGTAAGCCATTAGCCTCAACTACTGGTACACGCGATGGTAAGGGTGTCATATTTGTATCATACAACGGCACCGTGTACCCAAGTGGCTTCATGCCATACCCGCTTGGCAATATACGTGTCAAAAGCCTTGTTGAGATATATCGTGAAAACTTGATACTAAAGAGACTCCGTGGCGCTAGATTTGAGGGGAGATGTGGTAGGTGCGAGTTTAGAGAGATATGTGGCGGTAGTAGGGCTAGAGCCTACGCGGTCACTGGTAAACCATTCGGCGAGGATCCAGCATGTCCCTATAGGCCTGGCACTTTCTCGGTGATGGTGTCAAAGCTAGGTGTACGTGTTGAAAATGTAGTTAGGGAAATCGAGGGCTTAAAATACGTCCTGCCACCAGGGTGAAGGAGTTGATTAGCCCTGCTGACTACGTTACATCCATTGTCGGGTCTAGGCTAGCTGTTGAGGTGCTGATGAAGCTTCAATACGAGTTCCCTCTAACGCCGACGCCGTACTGTGATGTGGCAAGCTCCCTGGGTATTGAAGTGGATGAGCTGCTCGAAATGCTCAATAAGCTGCGCTTGTTACATGTGCTAAAGAGAGTTGGCTTTTACTTTAATGTTAGAGCTTCAGGAAAGAATGTGGCGTTGATAGCAATCTCCACCAGCAACCCCGAAGCAGCCTCCAAGCACCTAATGGAGTTGTTGGAGGTTACTCATAGCTATCTACGCGAGAACGACAAGTTCAACTTGTGGGTTGTTGGCAGACACACCAGTCGCGATGCCATAGTGGAGGCTGCTCGGGCGACGGCAGAACGTTATGGCGATGGTAGGTGGGCTGTACTGTGGAGTGTTAGAACGTACAGGCTTAGCGTGAAATACGATCTCATCAGCGGCACTAGCCGTGCTGGCCCCTACAGCGAGATAGCACAGTCACCGCCAAGTCCTGAAGAACTGGGAGTACCGGGGGAGCTTGCGGCAGCTCTACGTCGTCTCCCCCTAGCTCAGCATCCATACCGTGCTATAGCAGTAAAGTTCCGACTAGATGAGGAGAGAGTCTTTGATGCTGCTAGAAGACTGCTAGCAGCTGGCGTACTAGCTGATCCTGGTGCAGCCCTCGACGGGCATAGGATAGGGTTCAAGTACAATGTAATGGTCACGGTTAAGGCTCGCGAAGATAGGTACGACGAGCTATGCCGCGAGATAATGCAGGGTGTTCCAGAGGCAACACACATAGTGCTTCGGAGGGTAGAACCGCCCGGAGCTTGGAGCCACTTATGCTACTTCATGGTTCATGCGGTGTCGATGCAGCTCATCGACAAGATTATCGATAGGCTGTATAGGCTAGACCTCGTAGACGATGTTCTTAAGCTTCCAAGCATACGCGACCTAGCACCCGGCCTTGTAAGGTGAGGGTGAACGGAATGATACCCGTCACAGTGCTCGTAGGAGGTAAAGCCGCGGTTTCACGCAGGATTAAGGGAGACTATAGCGTCTCAAAACCCCCGAGGTTCTCGGAGCTACTCAGGCCAATAGTCTTCTGGAACATCACCTACCAGTGCAACCTACAGTGTGTACATTGCTACATAAAAGCACTAGCTAAGCGCAATCCCAACGAGCTAACTACTGAAGAGGCTAAGCGTGTAGCGGAGGAGATAGTCGAGATTGGTATCCCACTAGTCGTTTTCAGCGGCGGCGAGCCTCTAGTGAGAAGTGACTTCTGGGAGATAGTAGAACCTATGGCTGGTAAGCAGAGACCGAAACTGTCGTTGAGCACTAATGGCACATTAATAACGAGGGATGTTGCAGAGAAGCTTGCGTCATACCAGTTCAAGTATGTGGGTATATCTATTGATAGCATAAAGCCGGAGTGGCATGACAGGTTTAGGGGAGTACCCGGCGCATTTGAAGCTGCGGTACGTGGCATAAAATATGTTATGGAGCTAGGTATAGATGTTGGCGTGCGCACCACGCTTACCAAGTACAATATTGAGGAGGTACCAGCAATACTCAAGTGGGCCTACGATCTCGGCATAAAACGTGTAAGCCTCTACGTCCTAGATACCGTGGGTCGAGGAGCAGGTATTGCAGACTGGCTTCCCACCCATGAGCAGCTCCGCAAATTCGCAGATACAATAATAGATGAAGCACGCAAGTACTCGGGCGAAATGGAGATATTAATCGTCAGAGCGCAGTTCCTAGGAATCTACATTGCCGACAAGCTTGCTCGCTCTCCCGAGGACTTCATGAAGTACATATCGCTGCTTGATGCGCAGGGCAACTGCGGCAGGAAAAGCATAAGCATATACCCGAATGGCGATGTTAAGCCATGCCAGTTCGTAGACTGGGTAACCCTCGGCAACGTTCGGAGACAGACGCTAAAGGATATACTTAGCCCTGAGAACAAAGAGTTAAAGCCATTCCTAGCCATAGAGAACTACTTACGCGGCCCAAGGTGTGGCAGGTGTCCATTCCGGAGGATATGCGGGGGTGGCAGTAGGGGCAGGGCACTAGAGCTAACCGGCGACGAGTGGGGAGACGACCCGCTATGCTTCATAGACTTCTCCGCGATAGCTAAGAAGTGGGGCATAGATCCCAATAAGATCCTCTAGTGCTCTCTGCAAGGCCTACTAACACCCTTCCTTTTAGCCAGTTCAACAAGTATCGGTATCTCCTTCAGCTTCTCGCAAGGTAAGAGCTCCCAAATCACACCCGGCGGCCTTGGCCCCCGTTCAGCTACTCTTATGAGTCTCGTTGGCGTAGCGATGAAGTCCACGGTGAGATCGTAGGGCTCTCTAGGTATATGGTCGACGATTTGTAGATCGTGGACGGTGGTAGCTATAGGTGTATCCTCGTCTACGAGGCCTAGCTCCCTCATGATAGCGTACTCTAGCTCTGCATAGCCTTCGCCCTTGCCAACCCTATGCCCATACCTATCAACGGCAACAGAGCCTGTAACTATGAAGTCTATGCCGCCAAGACTCCTTAACTCATCAATTCCTATGACACGGCCTAGCTGGAAGGCACCACGTATTGTCGAGGCTTTCTCATAGAGGTAGCTGGGTATCCTCTTCGGGTCAAGAAGTATGAAGCCCTCATGCAGCCTAGGTGTCGCCATAACGAGTAGCTTGCCTTGTCTAAGTGTTGCTAGACGTACCCATCGCTGGGGAGAGTCAGGGTTGGCTTTCACAATCCTCGCTCTACGCCACTCTCCTAGATCGAATAGCTTAGCAGCGGCCGCTTCTGCACCTCTAAAGTTTGGAATCCTACCCCAGGGCGGCGGGAACGTAGCAACTCCCCGCTCGGAGAGGAGGCGCCAAATATGCTCCCTCAGCCTCTTCTTATACTCCTTCACATCAATGTGCCCATTGTTCACCGCGGCGCACCCACCCCCTCAAGTAGCTTCTCCAGCCTAGTAGCAGTTGACTCAAAGCTCTCCAGGAGGGCTGCAACTCTAAGCCTCAACAATAGTATGGAGGCTGTAAGCCTAACGTAACGATAACCCCGCCTTGCCAAAGGCGAGAGTCGCCGGAGAAACTCAACTACACGCACAACGTCGCTTAGCGGTTTTGATAGGTAGGATGCAGCTTCCTGGATAGTCGGCTTAAGCGCTATCGCCCGCAGGTAGGGTAAAAGCTCAGGCTTAACACGCACCTCTTCGGAGAAAAGCAGTCTTACAACCTCAGCTACAGCATCGTAGACAGCGTGGTATACAAGGTCCTCAAGCTCCTCGCTGTCAACTAGGAAGACGTCCTCCAAGGCTATAACTTTCACACCCAGTTTCTCGGCAAGCTTTTCTGCAGCTTCGTCGGCAAATCCCTTACATATCACTAGCGGTTTAGCATTGAGGAGTATGGCATTACTATATGCTTGCCTAACACCGTGTACATCGAGCCTGCCAGCCTTAACTTCTACAGCGTAAAGTTCCCCATCAGGCCCCCTAGCCACGGCATCGACTTCGGCTACCTCTACACCTTCAATTCGTACCCTCTTATGAACCTCGAGTATCTCGTAGCCCTGCTCCTCCAGCAGTCTAAACGCTATACGTTCGCTTGCATGCCAACGCTTCATCCCACTCAAACTGGGACACACCCTTTGCTAGCATCGCCCAGGGTTAGGCTTCTAGCAGCGGGTAAGCCCTAATACTTCCATTAGCCAGACATAGCGCTACCCGGGGTGGAGTACAAGTTTGGTACAAAGAGAGGATCTCCTACGTGAACAAGTGACTGATGTCGAGTTGAAGCCTGGAATGACGCTGGACGAGCTAATAGATGCCTACGGTGAAATATACGGGTTCATGGCTGGTCATTTGAGGAGAGCAATAGAGATTCTATCTAGGTGCCTCCGCGACGCAGACCTCCGCGTACTATCATTTACAGCTAACATTGTTGCAACCGGGGTTAGGGGTATACTAGCCCAACTAATCCGCGAGAAACTATTCAACCTTGTCGTAACAACTTGTGGCACTATAGATCATGACGTAGC
This DNA window, taken from Hyperthermus butylicus DSM 5456, encodes the following:
- a CDS encoding YraN family protein encodes the protein MKRWHASERIAFRLLEEQGYEILEVHKRVRIEGVEVAEVDAVARGPDGELYAVEVKAGRLDVHGVRQAYSNAILLNAKPLVICKGFADEAAEKLAEKLGVKVIALEDVFLVDSEELEDLVYHAVYDAVAEVVRLLFSEEVRVKPELLPYLRAIALKPTIQEAASYLSKPLSDVVRVVEFLRRLSPLARRGYRYVRLTASILLLRLRVAALLESFESTATRLEKLLEGVGAPR
- a CDS encoding radical SAM/SPASM domain-containing protein — its product is MIPVTVLVGGKAAVSRRIKGDYSVSKPPRFSELLRPIVFWNITYQCNLQCVHCYIKALAKRNPNELTTEEAKRVAEEIVEIGIPLVVFSGGEPLVRSDFWEIVEPMAGKQRPKLSLSTNGTLITRDVAEKLASYQFKYVGISIDSIKPEWHDRFRGVPGAFEAAVRGIKYVMELGIDVGVRTTLTKYNIEEVPAILKWAYDLGIKRVSLYVLDTVGRGAGIADWLPTHEQLRKFADTIIDEARKYSGEMEILIVRAQFLGIYIADKLARSPEDFMKYISLLDAQGNCGRKSISIYPNGDVKPCQFVDWVTLGNVRRQTLKDILSPENKELKPFLAIENYLRGPRCGRCPFRRICGGGSRGRALELTGDEWGDDPLCFIDFSAIAKKWGIDPNKIL
- a CDS encoding 5-formyltetrahydrofolate cyclo-ligase, translated to MNNGHIDVKEYKKRLREHIWRLLSERGVATFPPPWGRIPNFRGAEAAAAKLFDLGEWRRARIVKANPDSPQRWVRLATLRQGKLLVMATPRLHEGFILLDPKRIPSYLYEKASTIRGAFQLGRVIGIDELRSLGGIDFIVTGSVAVDRYGHRVGKGEGYAELEYAIMRELGLVDEDTPIATTVHDLQIVDHIPREPYDLTVDFIATPTRLIRVAERGPRPPGVIWELLPCEKLKEIPILVELAKRKGVSRPCREH
- the aspS gene encoding aspartate--tRNA(Asn) ligase, whose translation is MPLKLRERVYIRDLLEKGVIGNEYTVAGWVDTVRVHGGLVFVVVRDRTGKMQLVVKRNISREAWEHARKLAPESVVAARGRLVESKAALGGRELQVYELEVLNKADPLPIDIYAPDKTTLAKRLDWRFLDLRNPRNQLIMRIAAEVARAAREWFVENGFIEIFTPKIVGAATEGGAEVFSIVYFDKPAFLAQSPQLYKQMGVIAGLEKVFEIGPAFRAEPHHTTRHLTEYTSIDLEMGFIDSYEDVMDIVEAVIRHVISSVLSRYRSEIKEYFPNAITEPPKEIPRITIREAYKLLEAAGTPVEWGEDLSSEAERKLGEIVEREYGSYLVFVTEYPWAVRPFYTMRKSDEPDWTYSFDLLMRGLEIATGGQREHRYDVLVKQLEEKGLNPRNFEWYLAMFRYGAPPHGGAGIGLERVVMQLLGLGNIREARMLPRDPERLVP
- a CDS encoding TIGR04053 family radical SAM/SPASM domain-containing protein, translating into MKVGSEHSGYPLHRTWPFERNPLLVFWETTKACMLACKHCRASAILKSLPGELTTEEAYKLIDDVAAFGQPYPILVLTGGDPLLRSDIWDIIAYAKGKGLRLAVAPAVSPNLTEDKVKKLAELGVDGVSISLDGSRPEIHDGIRGTSGVFEKTLWAIKTFQEYGVRVQVNTAVMRDNVHDLADIAALLLKLGVKVWEVFYLVPVGRAQLELNLTPEEWEDVSHFLYEASKYGLVVRTSEGPMFRRVAITRMLLELAGKNPDEALNTGPLYRQLVSRLRQLLGEPQGKPLASTTGTRDGKGVIFVSYNGTVYPSGFMPYPLGNIRVKSLVEIYRENLILKRLRGARFEGRCGRCEFREICGGSRARAYAVTGKPFGEDPACPYRPGTFSVMVSKLGVRVENVVREIEGLKYVLPPG
- a CDS encoding Lrp/AsnC family transcriptional regulator, with the protein product MISPADYVTSIVGSRLAVEVLMKLQYEFPLTPTPYCDVASSLGIEVDELLEMLNKLRLLHVLKRVGFYFNVRASGKNVALIAISTSNPEAASKHLMELLEVTHSYLRENDKFNLWVVGRHTSRDAIVEAARATAERYGDGRWAVLWSVRTYRLSVKYDLISGTSRAGPYSEIAQSPPSPEELGVPGELAAALRRLPLAQHPYRAIAVKFRLDEERVFDAARRLLAAGVLADPGAALDGHRIGFKYNVMVTVKAREDRYDELCREIMQGVPEATHIVLRRVEPPGAWSHLCYFMVHAVSMQLIDKIIDRLYRLDLVDDVLKLPSIRDLAPGLVR